In Candidatus Neomarinimicrobiota bacterium, one genomic interval encodes:
- the prmC gene encoding peptide chain release factor N(5)-glutamine methyltransferase: MSIKNILDKSSEYLEGKGVDSPLLNAELLLSHTLGKRRIDLYLEYDRVISTSETIQYKSLLKERGRRKPVQYILGETEFMGLTLRVDQTVLIPRPETEQMVEIALEILEDKHKIELNILDVGTGSGNIAIALASRLGSASITALDVSEEAIELAVANAERNGVGGKIRFLVHDFISTGFPDGKYDMIISNPPYVSLDSFKSLPPEVREWEPEAAVTDYSDGFDFIKKIISLSSDSLKTGGTLLMEIGGDHQKEQVTELMKKAGYSELNVGEDYNSHARFVSAMN, encoded by the coding sequence TGTCTCACACGCTCGGAAAGCGGAGAATCGATCTTTATCTCGAATACGACAGAGTGATCTCAACGTCAGAAACGATCCAGTATAAATCTCTCTTGAAGGAAAGGGGAAGGAGAAAACCGGTACAGTATATTTTGGGGGAGACAGAATTTATGGGTCTGACTTTGCGTGTTGACCAAACCGTCCTGATCCCCCGACCGGAGACTGAGCAGATGGTGGAGATTGCTTTAGAAATCCTTGAGGACAAACATAAAATTGAGTTGAATATCCTTGACGTTGGAACCGGAAGTGGAAACATAGCGATTGCACTTGCAAGTCGTTTGGGGTCGGCATCTATCACAGCTTTGGATGTCAGCGAGGAAGCAATAGAACTGGCTGTTGCAAACGCTGAGAGAAATGGAGTCGGCGGCAAGATAAGGTTTTTGGTTCATGACTTTATTTCTACCGGGTTTCCCGACGGCAAGTACGACATGATAATTTCCAATCCGCCTTATGTTTCGCTCGATTCTTTTAAATCACTCCCACCTGAGGTTAGAGAATGGGAACCCGAAGCCGCGGTGACAGATTATTCGGATGGTTTTGATTTCATCAAAAAAATAATATCGCTATCCTCCGATTCTCTTAAAACCGGCGGTACGCTTCTGATGGAAATCGGCGGCGATCATCAGAAAGAACAGGTGACGGAGCTTATGAAGAAAGCGGGATACTCAGAACTGAACGTCGGAGAGGATTACAACTCTCACGCCCGATTCGTTTCCGCCATGAATTGA